From one Takifugu rubripes chromosome 14, fTakRub1.2, whole genome shotgun sequence genomic stretch:
- the dnd1 gene encoding dead end protein 1 isoform X1 — MMDESQSQILNLDRVKAFHEWLERTNTKITQVNGQRKYGGPPDKWDGPVPGARCEIYITHIPRDTYEDVLIPLFTTVGPLWQFRLMMNFSGQNRGFAYAKYGSPAIAASAIQLLHGHMIEPGVSLCVRHSTEKRQLCIGGLPVSTKQADISQVMHTMCEGIERVSLKSEPGIAGMSAVVTFSSHYTASMAKKVVIEAFKNQYALRVSVSWFSSFKASPNLLLPPQNLVNVSCRSSVLLPRQTGTLFHSPSFCKAVGGPITPRPYECSTPSSRASLPSPMMLLNNLCQTAGFGPPHYKISCSRAGPDGYLHFSYQVFILGINMSLEGVIMILPGANISSTMEEAREAVAQQVLRKVFHRQVSH; from the exons ATGATGGATGAATCCCAGAGCCAG ATTCTGAACCTTGACCGAGTGAAGGCATTTCACGAGTGGCTGGAAAGAACCAACACAAAGATAACTCAAGTCAATGGCCAGAGAAAATATGGAGGACCACCTGACA AGTGGGACGGGCCAGTTCCAGGAGCCCGTTGTGAAATCTACATCACTCATATTCCACGGGATACCTACGAGGACGTGCTGATTCCTCTGTTCACCACTGTTGGGCCACTCTGGCAGTTTCGACTTATGATGAACTTCAGTGGTCAGAATCGCGGCTTTGCCTATGCCAAATATGGCTCACCAGCCATCGCTGCCAGTGCCATTCAACTGCTGCATGGTCACATGATCGAGCCcggtgtctctctgtgtgttcgCCATAGCACAGAGAAGCGACAGCTGTGCATCGGAGGCTTGCCAGTGAGCACCAAGCAAGCTGACATTTCTCAG GTGATGCACACCATGTGTGAGGGAATAGAGAGAGTTTCTCTAAAATCAGAGCCTGGTATTGCTGGAATGTCTGCTGTAGTTACCTTTTCTTCCCATTACACAGCATCAATGGCAAAGAAAGTGGTGATTGAAG caTTCAAGAACCAGTATGCCTTGAGGGTCTCAGTCTCCTGGTTCTCATCCTTTAAGGCCAGTCCAAACCTGTTACTGCCTCCACAAAATCTTGTAAATGTCTCTTGTCGGTCCTCTGTCTTGCTTCCTCGCCAGACCGGCACGTTATTCCACTCCCCTAGTTTTTGCAAAGCAGTCGGAGGACCTATCACCCCACGGCCTTATGAATgttccaccccctcctctcGTGCGTCTCTTCCATCCCCCATGATGCTCCTCAATAACTTGTGCCAGACAGCTGGTTTTGGCCCGCCACACTATAAGATTTCCTGCAGCCGTGCAGGACCTGATGGGTACCTCCATTTTTCTTATCAAGTGTTTATCCTTGGGATAAATATGAGCCTTGAAGGGGTGATCATGATCTTACCTGGTGCCAACATCTCCAGCACTATGGAGGAGGCTCGGGAGGCTGTAGCACAGCAGGTCTTGAGGAAGGTCTTCCACCGCCAGGTCTCCCACTGA
- the hars gene encoding histidine--tRNA ligase, cytoplasmic isoform X2, translated as MDDKAQIQEAIKCQGEVVRKLKAEKASKEQIDEEVAKLLELKAHLGGDDGKHQFVLKTAKGTRDYNPKQMAIREKVFNTIVSCFKRHGAETIDTPVFELKETLTGKYGEDSKLIYDLKDQGGELLSLRYDLTVPFARYLAMNKITNIKRYHIAKVYRRDNPAMTRGRYREFYQCDFDIAGQYDAMIPDAECLKIVHEILSELDLGDFRIKVNDRRILDGMFAVCGVPDNMFRTICSTVDKLDKLPWEAVKNEMVNEKGLSEEAADQIGVYVGMQGGMDLAERLLQDQKMCQSTQACAGLTDIKLLFSYLQLFQVTDKVVFDLSLARGLDYYTGIIYEAILTQAGVAPVAPETSNEAPTEECVTVGSVAGGGRYDGLVGMFDPKGRKVPCVGVSIGIERIFSIMEQKAEASTEKIRTTEVQVMVAAAQKNLLEERLRLITELWNAGIKAELMYKKSPKLLSQLQHCEESGIPLVAILGEQELKNGVVKLRNVATRDEVDISRADLIAEIKKRTSA; from the exons aTTGATGAAGAGGTTGCAAAACTTCTGGAGCTCAAGGCTCATTTAGGAGGAGATGATGGAAAACATCAGTTTGTCCTCAAGACAGCAAAG GGAACAAGAGACTACAACCCCAAGCAGATGGCCATCAGAGAGAAAGTCTTTAACACCATTGTTAGCTGCTTTAAACGCCATGGAGCAGAGACCATCGACACACCAGTGTTTGAACTGAAG gaaacTCTAACAGGGAAGTATGGAGAAGATTCCAAACTCATCTACGACCTCAAAGACCAAGGAGGAGAGCTGTTGTCACTCAGATATGACCTCACT GTACCCTTCGCCCGCTATTTAGCCATGAACAAGATAACCAACATAAAACGCTACCACATTGCCAAAGTGTACCGCCGTGACAACCCAGCCATGACCCGTGGACGTTATAGAGAGTTTTATCAGTGT GATTTTGACATAGCAGGACAGTATGATGCCATGATTCCAGATGCTGAATGTCTGAAGATTGTCCATGAAATCCTCAGTGAGCTGGACCTTGGCGACTTTCGCATCAAG gtCAATGACAGACGAATTCTTGATGGCATGTTCGCTGTATGTGGTGTTCCAGATAACATGTTCCGTACCATCTGTTCCACAGTGGATAAACTGGACAAG CTGCCGTGGGAGgctgtgaaaaatgaaatggtGAATGAGAAGGGTTTgtcagaggaggctgctgaccAGATCGGAGTGTATGTTGGTATGCAAG GTGGAATGGATTTGGCTGAACGTCTCCTTCAGGACCAGAAAATGTGTCAGAGTACGCAGGCTTGTGCTGGCCTCACTGACATTAAGCTTCTCTTCAGttacctgcagctcttccaGGTCACAGACAAG GTGGTGTTTGACCTTAGCCTGGCTCGAGGTCTAGACTATTACACAGGAATCATTTATGAGGCGATCTTGACTCAAGCAGGTGTGGCCCCTGTAGCACCTGAAACTTCAAATGAGGCACCAACagaggagtgtgtcactgtgggCAGTGTGGCTGGTGGGGGGCGATATGATGGCTTGGTGGGCATGTTTGACCCCAAAGGCAGGAAGGTGCCGTGTGTGGGTGTCAGTATTGGCATCGAGAGGATCTTCTCAATCATGGAGCAGAAGGCCGAG GCCTCAACAGAGAAGATTCGTACTACAGAGGTTCAGGTCATGGTGGCAGCTGCCCAAAAgaacctgctggaggagaggctCCGACTCATCACTGAACTCTGGAATGCTGGtattaag GCAGAGTTGATGTACAAGAAGAGCCCTAAATTGCTGAGTCAGCTCCAGCACTGTGAGGAGTCGGGGATTCCCCTGGTGGCCATACTGGGAGAACAGGAACTGAAAAATGGAGTGGTCAAACTCCGTAATGTCGCTACTAGAGATGAG GTTGACATTTCCAGAGCAGATCTCATAGCTGAGATCAAGAAGAGGACCTCTGCATAG
- the dnd1 gene encoding dead end protein 1 isoform X2, with protein MNILNLDRVKAFHEWLERTNTKITQVNGQRKYGGPPDKWDGPVPGARCEIYITHIPRDTYEDVLIPLFTTVGPLWQFRLMMNFSGQNRGFAYAKYGSPAIAASAIQLLHGHMIEPGVSLCVRHSTEKRQLCIGGLPVSTKQADISQVMHTMCEGIERVSLKSEPGIAGMSAVVTFSSHYTASMAKKVVIEAFKNQYALRVSVSWFSSFKASPNLLLPPQNLVNVSCRSSVLLPRQTGTLFHSPSFCKAVGGPITPRPYECSTPSSRASLPSPMMLLNNLCQTAGFGPPHYKISCSRAGPDGYLHFSYQVFILGINMSLEGVIMILPGANISSTMEEAREAVAQQVLRKVFHRQVSH; from the exons ATGAAT ATTCTGAACCTTGACCGAGTGAAGGCATTTCACGAGTGGCTGGAAAGAACCAACACAAAGATAACTCAAGTCAATGGCCAGAGAAAATATGGAGGACCACCTGACA AGTGGGACGGGCCAGTTCCAGGAGCCCGTTGTGAAATCTACATCACTCATATTCCACGGGATACCTACGAGGACGTGCTGATTCCTCTGTTCACCACTGTTGGGCCACTCTGGCAGTTTCGACTTATGATGAACTTCAGTGGTCAGAATCGCGGCTTTGCCTATGCCAAATATGGCTCACCAGCCATCGCTGCCAGTGCCATTCAACTGCTGCATGGTCACATGATCGAGCCcggtgtctctctgtgtgttcgCCATAGCACAGAGAAGCGACAGCTGTGCATCGGAGGCTTGCCAGTGAGCACCAAGCAAGCTGACATTTCTCAG GTGATGCACACCATGTGTGAGGGAATAGAGAGAGTTTCTCTAAAATCAGAGCCTGGTATTGCTGGAATGTCTGCTGTAGTTACCTTTTCTTCCCATTACACAGCATCAATGGCAAAGAAAGTGGTGATTGAAG caTTCAAGAACCAGTATGCCTTGAGGGTCTCAGTCTCCTGGTTCTCATCCTTTAAGGCCAGTCCAAACCTGTTACTGCCTCCACAAAATCTTGTAAATGTCTCTTGTCGGTCCTCTGTCTTGCTTCCTCGCCAGACCGGCACGTTATTCCACTCCCCTAGTTTTTGCAAAGCAGTCGGAGGACCTATCACCCCACGGCCTTATGAATgttccaccccctcctctcGTGCGTCTCTTCCATCCCCCATGATGCTCCTCAATAACTTGTGCCAGACAGCTGGTTTTGGCCCGCCACACTATAAGATTTCCTGCAGCCGTGCAGGACCTGATGGGTACCTCCATTTTTCTTATCAAGTGTTTATCCTTGGGATAAATATGAGCCTTGAAGGGGTGATCATGATCTTACCTGGTGCCAACATCTCCAGCACTATGGAGGAGGCTCGGGAGGCTGTAGCACAGCAGGTCTTGAGGAAGGTCTTCCACCGCCAGGTCTCCCACTGA
- the hars gene encoding histidine--tRNA ligase, cytoplasmic isoform X1, producing MLAMHCARVCSVLMGCRTTTRALSIRSFPGVTLAQIDEEVAKLLELKAHLGGDDGKHQFVLKTAKGTRDYNPKQMAIREKVFNTIVSCFKRHGAETIDTPVFELKETLTGKYGEDSKLIYDLKDQGGELLSLRYDLTVPFARYLAMNKITNIKRYHIAKVYRRDNPAMTRGRYREFYQCDFDIAGQYDAMIPDAECLKIVHEILSELDLGDFRIKVNDRRILDGMFAVCGVPDNMFRTICSTVDKLDKLPWEAVKNEMVNEKGLSEEAADQIGVYVGMQGGMDLAERLLQDQKMCQSTQACAGLTDIKLLFSYLQLFQVTDKVVFDLSLARGLDYYTGIIYEAILTQAGVAPVAPETSNEAPTEECVTVGSVAGGGRYDGLVGMFDPKGRKVPCVGVSIGIERIFSIMEQKAEASTEKIRTTEVQVMVAAAQKNLLEERLRLITELWNAGIKAELMYKKSPKLLSQLQHCEESGIPLVAILGEQELKNGVVKLRNVATRDEVDISRADLIAEIKKRTSA from the exons ATGTTGGCTATGCATTGTGCTCGTGTTTGCTCTGTTTTGATGGGCTGTCGGACCACGACACGTGCGCTATCTATACGCTCTTTTCCCGGGGTCACTTTGGCTCAG aTTGATGAAGAGGTTGCAAAACTTCTGGAGCTCAAGGCTCATTTAGGAGGAGATGATGGAAAACATCAGTTTGTCCTCAAGACAGCAAAG GGAACAAGAGACTACAACCCCAAGCAGATGGCCATCAGAGAGAAAGTCTTTAACACCATTGTTAGCTGCTTTAAACGCCATGGAGCAGAGACCATCGACACACCAGTGTTTGAACTGAAG gaaacTCTAACAGGGAAGTATGGAGAAGATTCCAAACTCATCTACGACCTCAAAGACCAAGGAGGAGAGCTGTTGTCACTCAGATATGACCTCACT GTACCCTTCGCCCGCTATTTAGCCATGAACAAGATAACCAACATAAAACGCTACCACATTGCCAAAGTGTACCGCCGTGACAACCCAGCCATGACCCGTGGACGTTATAGAGAGTTTTATCAGTGT GATTTTGACATAGCAGGACAGTATGATGCCATGATTCCAGATGCTGAATGTCTGAAGATTGTCCATGAAATCCTCAGTGAGCTGGACCTTGGCGACTTTCGCATCAAG gtCAATGACAGACGAATTCTTGATGGCATGTTCGCTGTATGTGGTGTTCCAGATAACATGTTCCGTACCATCTGTTCCACAGTGGATAAACTGGACAAG CTGCCGTGGGAGgctgtgaaaaatgaaatggtGAATGAGAAGGGTTTgtcagaggaggctgctgaccAGATCGGAGTGTATGTTGGTATGCAAG GTGGAATGGATTTGGCTGAACGTCTCCTTCAGGACCAGAAAATGTGTCAGAGTACGCAGGCTTGTGCTGGCCTCACTGACATTAAGCTTCTCTTCAGttacctgcagctcttccaGGTCACAGACAAG GTGGTGTTTGACCTTAGCCTGGCTCGAGGTCTAGACTATTACACAGGAATCATTTATGAGGCGATCTTGACTCAAGCAGGTGTGGCCCCTGTAGCACCTGAAACTTCAAATGAGGCACCAACagaggagtgtgtcactgtgggCAGTGTGGCTGGTGGGGGGCGATATGATGGCTTGGTGGGCATGTTTGACCCCAAAGGCAGGAAGGTGCCGTGTGTGGGTGTCAGTATTGGCATCGAGAGGATCTTCTCAATCATGGAGCAGAAGGCCGAG GCCTCAACAGAGAAGATTCGTACTACAGAGGTTCAGGTCATGGTGGCAGCTGCCCAAAAgaacctgctggaggagaggctCCGACTCATCACTGAACTCTGGAATGCTGGtattaag GCAGAGTTGATGTACAAGAAGAGCCCTAAATTGCTGAGTCAGCTCCAGCACTGTGAGGAGTCGGGGATTCCCCTGGTGGCCATACTGGGAGAACAGGAACTGAAAAATGGAGTGGTCAAACTCCGTAATGTCGCTACTAGAGATGAG GTTGACATTTCCAGAGCAGATCTCATAGCTGAGATCAAGAAGAGGACCTCTGCATAG